In one window of Nitrospira sp. DNA:
- a CDS encoding glycosyltransferase has translation MELKTQLPKVGIGRRCGSIQANLDGYRKLMSEEAYEELRTLAKELQGVKVCHVNSTAAGGGVAELLARYVPMLQALGVQADWRLIHGEPDFFAITKAFHNALQGGHYGLGKAAQDLYLKVNERSAKALGNDYDVYIVHDPQPAAIRHFAGPRDAKWIWRCHIDSSAPDKEVSQFLRPLLEEYEAVVFTLSQFVLPQLAAKRVAFIAPAIDPLATKNMDLPEDLCRRAIADSGVDPARPLLLQVSRFDPWKDPLGVVRAYRLVKEAIPTVQLVLIGAMAGDDPEGWEILDRVEEEAAKDPDLFVFTNLAGVGSMEVNAFQRGCDVVIQKSLREGFGLVVSEALWKEKPVVAGNTGGIPMQFPEPFQKNLVDSVDACAERLLHLLQRPGERGEFGRAGREHVRRHFLMPRLVRDELRLIKQVLEAS, from the coding sequence ATGGAATTGAAGACGCAGTTGCCGAAAGTCGGCATCGGACGACGATGCGGATCGATACAAGCCAATCTGGATGGGTACCGAAAACTGATGAGCGAGGAGGCCTATGAGGAGCTGAGGACGCTCGCGAAAGAACTGCAGGGCGTCAAAGTCTGTCATGTGAACTCTACGGCGGCCGGCGGGGGCGTGGCGGAACTATTGGCGCGGTATGTGCCGATGTTACAGGCGCTCGGTGTGCAGGCGGACTGGCGCTTGATCCATGGCGAACCGGATTTTTTTGCCATCACCAAGGCGTTCCATAACGCACTGCAAGGCGGGCACTACGGCTTAGGGAAAGCGGCGCAGGACCTGTACCTCAAGGTCAATGAACGCAGCGCCAAGGCGCTCGGCAATGACTACGATGTGTATATCGTGCACGACCCGCAGCCGGCGGCCATTCGACATTTTGCCGGGCCCCGTGATGCCAAATGGATCTGGCGGTGCCATATCGACAGCTCGGCGCCTGATAAAGAGGTCAGTCAGTTTTTGCGGCCGTTGCTTGAAGAGTATGAGGCGGTCGTCTTTACCCTGAGCCAGTTCGTCCTACCTCAGTTGGCGGCGAAGCGGGTGGCCTTCATTGCCCCGGCCATCGATCCCCTGGCCACGAAGAACATGGACTTGCCTGAAGACTTGTGTCGGCGCGCGATCGCGGACTCCGGGGTGGATCCGGCGAGGCCGTTGCTGTTGCAGGTTTCGCGGTTCGATCCCTGGAAGGATCCGCTCGGGGTCGTCCGGGCCTACCGCCTGGTGAAAGAGGCCATTCCAACCGTTCAACTGGTACTCATCGGTGCGATGGCGGGCGACGATCCGGAGGGCTGGGAGATTCTGGATCGAGTTGAAGAAGAAGCCGCGAAGGACCCGGACCTATTCGTCTTCACGAATCTCGCCGGGGTGGGGAGCATGGAGGTCAATGCGTTCCAGCGTGGCTGTGATGTGGTGATCCAGAAGTCCTTGCGGGAGGGATTCGGGTTGGTCGTGTCCGAAGCGTTATGGAAGGAGAAGCCGGTGGTTGCCGGGAACACCGGAGGCATTCCCATGCAATTCCCCGAGCCCTTTCAGAAGAATCTGGTCGACAGTGTGGACGCCTGCGCGGAGCGGCTGCTCCATCTGCTGCAGCGACCGGGCGAACGTGGAGAGTTCGGCCGGGCCGGGCGTGAACATGTGCGCCGGCATTTTCTCATGCCGCGGCTGGTGCGCGATGAGCTTCGGCTGATCAAGCAGGTGCTGGAGGCCTCATGA
- the glgP gene encoding alpha-glucan family phosphorylase: MTQQNSHTLVAYFSMEIGLNPLMPTYSGGLGVLAGDTIRSAADLGVPMVGVTLLHRRGYFYQRLDQKGWQSEEPVAWAVDDFAEPMEPRVSVEIEGRAVHVRAWQHHVTGMSGHTVPVYLLDTDLPENSPWDRTITDTLYGGDSHYRLCQEMILGFGGFALLRALGYGNIFRYHLNEGHAALLVLALIEAAIGTELRNGDVPPEVIEQVREQCVFTTHTPVPAGHDQFPVELAHRVLGSRRCDLVQACQHQGALNMTLLALRGSRFVNGVAMRHGEVSHSLYPGYPIHSITNGVHAVTWTAPSFQNLYDRHLPDWRYDQLSLRYAISIPGAEVWRAHQDAKLALVDEVNRQTNAGFDRDVLTIGFARRATAYKRGTLVFHDVERLRRLLKEAGPIQFVFAGKAHPQDQAGKDMIHRIYGMRGQLSVAYLANYDMTLARLLCAGVDVWLNTPLPPMEASGTSGMKAAMNGVPSFSVLDGWWVEGHIEGVTGWSIGEKIEACGSPAEDMEACHARALYDKLEQRVMPCFYKDREGFIEIMKHAIAVNGAFFNTQRMVGQYLRNAYRLVGQDVNGA; encoded by the coding sequence ATGACCCAGCAGAACAGCCACACCCTCGTGGCGTATTTTTCCATGGAGATCGGCCTAAATCCGTTGATGCCGACCTACTCGGGAGGACTCGGGGTGCTGGCCGGCGACACCATTCGTTCCGCGGCCGATCTGGGCGTGCCGATGGTCGGTGTCACGCTGCTCCACCGGCGGGGTTATTTTTATCAGCGACTCGATCAGAAGGGGTGGCAGTCGGAGGAGCCGGTGGCCTGGGCGGTCGACGATTTCGCCGAACCGATGGAGCCGCGAGTCTCTGTCGAAATCGAGGGCCGGGCCGTGCACGTGCGTGCCTGGCAGCATCACGTTACCGGCATGTCGGGCCATACCGTGCCGGTGTATCTGCTCGATACCGATCTGCCCGAAAACAGTCCCTGGGATCGGACCATCACGGATACGCTCTACGGCGGAGACTCGCATTACCGCTTGTGCCAGGAAATGATCCTGGGGTTCGGGGGGTTCGCTCTCCTGCGCGCGTTGGGGTACGGAAACATCTTTCGCTACCACCTCAACGAAGGGCATGCGGCGCTGCTGGTCCTGGCGTTGATCGAGGCGGCCATCGGGACGGAACTGCGGAACGGAGATGTGCCGCCGGAGGTGATCGAGCAGGTGCGGGAACAGTGCGTGTTCACCACGCACACTCCGGTGCCGGCGGGGCACGACCAGTTTCCCGTGGAACTCGCGCATCGGGTGTTGGGGAGTCGGCGATGCGATCTCGTGCAGGCCTGCCAGCACCAGGGCGCGTTGAACATGACCTTGCTGGCCTTGCGAGGATCCCGGTTCGTCAACGGGGTCGCCATGCGGCACGGAGAGGTGTCCCACTCGTTGTATCCCGGCTATCCGATCCATTCCATTACCAACGGCGTGCATGCCGTGACCTGGACCGCGCCTTCGTTTCAAAATCTCTATGACCGTCATTTGCCCGACTGGCGCTACGATCAATTGTCGCTTCGTTATGCCATCAGTATTCCCGGCGCTGAAGTCTGGAGGGCCCATCAGGACGCCAAGTTGGCCTTGGTGGACGAAGTGAACCGTCAGACCAACGCGGGATTCGATCGCGATGTCCTCACCATCGGTTTCGCCCGCCGCGCGACTGCGTATAAGCGGGGGACCCTGGTGTTTCACGATGTCGAACGGTTGCGGCGGCTCCTGAAAGAGGCAGGCCCGATTCAATTCGTCTTTGCGGGAAAGGCGCACCCGCAGGATCAGGCGGGCAAAGACATGATCCATCGCATTTACGGCATGCGCGGGCAGCTGTCGGTGGCCTATCTCGCCAATTACGACATGACGCTGGCACGTCTCCTCTGCGCCGGCGTCGATGTGTGGTTGAATACGCCGCTTCCGCCTATGGAAGCCTCCGGTACGAGCGGCATGAAGGCGGCGATGAACGGGGTTCCGAGTTTCAGCGTGTTGGACGGCTGGTGGGTCGAGGGCCATATCGAAGGGGTCACGGGCTGGTCGATCGGTGAGAAGATCGAGGCCTGCGGTTCGCCCGCGGAGGACATGGAGGCCTGCCATGCCCGGGCTCTGTACGACAAGCTTGAGCAGCGGGTCATGCCCTGTTTCTACAAAGACCGGGAGGGGTTCATCGAGATCATGAAGCATGCCATTGCCGTGAACGGGGCGTTCTTCAACACGCAGCGCATGGTGGGGCAGTATCTGCGCAATGCGTATCGGCTGGTCGGACAGGACGTCAATGGAGCGTAA
- a CDS encoding universal stress protein codes for MTKPLMTRILLATDFSDGAVCAQDYAVYLASRWGARLEVLHVIEAPHRLSAEAESLVAVVQARAEAARQLEQVRDDLARCGVSAKVRLVLGNPAEHISVAAKNEGAELIVLGVQGRTNLLYGLIGSTVEQVVTEGPCPVLAVPGLREEGGKPSAAIGETSIRHILAPVDFSSPSLDAVEYAIQLANGLGATVTLMHVLEPVCYDLDCGLGVVEQEARKRDHWNRQLAELQTLVTSFGLAADVEISGGMASDAILASALRHRSDLIVMGTHGRRGISAQRFGSVAEAVLRRATCPILTVKTPKFAAGHRRIVPQAMSAADIKGVEP; via the coding sequence ATGACTAAGCCACTGATGACACGGATCCTTCTGGCGACCGATTTTTCTGATGGCGCAGTCTGTGCGCAGGACTATGCCGTCTATCTTGCCTCCCGCTGGGGAGCCAGGTTGGAGGTTCTGCATGTGATCGAGGCACCCCACCGGTTGAGTGCCGAGGCGGAATCCCTGGTCGCGGTTGTGCAGGCGCGGGCTGAGGCTGCGCGGCAGTTGGAGCAGGTGCGTGACGATCTGGCGCGGTGTGGCGTCTCCGCCAAGGTGCGGCTGGTTCTGGGGAATCCGGCAGAGCACATTAGTGTGGCTGCAAAGAACGAGGGGGCAGAGCTTATCGTGTTGGGCGTCCAGGGACGTACCAACTTGCTGTATGGGCTGATCGGCAGCACAGTAGAACAGGTGGTAACAGAAGGGCCCTGTCCGGTGCTCGCGGTACCAGGGCTGCGTGAAGAAGGAGGCAAGCCCTCTGCGGCAATCGGAGAGACGTCGATCCGGCACATCCTGGCGCCGGTGGATTTTTCAAGTCCCTCGCTGGATGCCGTCGAATATGCCATTCAACTTGCGAACGGCCTCGGCGCCACCGTTACGCTGATGCATGTGTTGGAACCGGTCTGCTACGACTTGGATTGCGGCCTGGGTGTAGTCGAACAGGAGGCGCGAAAACGAGACCATTGGAACAGGCAACTGGCGGAACTCCAGACCCTCGTGACCTCGTTCGGATTGGCAGCCGACGTCGAGATTTCAGGGGGTATGGCTTCCGATGCGATTCTTGCCTCCGCGTTGCGCCATCGCTCCGATCTGATCGTGATGGGGACCCATGGCCGCCGCGGCATCTCCGCGCAACGGTTCGGAAGCGTGGCGGAGGCGGTGTTGCGCCGGGCAACCTGTCCGATCTTAACGGTGAAGACGCCGAAATTCGCCGCGGGCCACCGTCGGATCGTGCCGCAAGCGATGAGTGCGGCGGACATTAAGGGAGTAGAGCCATGA
- the rnk gene encoding nucleoside diphosphate kinase regulator — translation MNQRDIYITEVDLSRLRDVLKARISIEARDRDHLESLENELDRAHVVDPSAVPHDVVTMNSQVRIEDVETGMETVYTLVFPSDAGIQEKKLSILAPIGTALLGARAGETVDWSVPAGVRTVRIKEVLYQPEAAGDFHL, via the coding sequence ATGAACCAGCGCGATATTTATATTACCGAAGTTGACTTGAGCCGACTCAGAGACGTCCTGAAGGCTCGCATCAGTATCGAGGCGCGCGACCGGGATCATCTGGAGAGCTTGGAGAATGAGCTCGATCGCGCCCATGTCGTGGACCCGTCCGCCGTTCCCCATGATGTGGTCACGATGAATTCCCAAGTCCGGATCGAAGACGTCGAGACCGGCATGGAAACGGTCTACACGCTCGTATTTCCTTCTGATGCCGGGATCCAGGAGAAGAAGCTGTCCATCCTTGCGCCGATCGGGACCGCTCTGTTGGGGGCCCGCGCGGGTGAGACGGTGGACTGGTCCGTGCCGGCGGGGGTGCGAACCGTGCGTATCAAGGAAGTCTTGTACCAGCCGGAAGCTGCAGGGGATTTTCACCTATAG
- a CDS encoding OsmC family protein has product MEVRSKVYTYRTAVKWTEQKKGTITCEGKPDIQVATPPEFKGHEGIWSPEDLYVASANICLMTTFLAVAERAGLTFTSYHCEAEGRLELVEGKFQVTVITLRPQIALQSGSDAAKAKELIEKAEANCLISNSMKTRITLEPTIA; this is encoded by the coding sequence ATGGAAGTTCGCAGTAAGGTCTATACGTATCGAACGGCCGTGAAATGGACGGAACAGAAAAAAGGAACGATTACCTGCGAAGGAAAACCGGATATCCAGGTGGCGACACCTCCGGAGTTCAAAGGACATGAGGGGATCTGGTCGCCGGAGGACTTGTATGTGGCGTCGGCCAATATCTGCCTGATGACGACGTTTCTGGCGGTCGCCGAACGGGCCGGATTGACCTTCACGTCGTACCACTGTGAGGCGGAAGGACGATTGGAACTCGTAGAGGGAAAGTTTCAGGTCACCGTGATTACGTTGCGTCCGCAGATTGCGCTTCAGTCGGGAAGCGATGCGGCGAAAGCCAAGGAGCTCATCGAGAAGGCGGAAGCCAACTGCCTGATCTCGAATTCGATGAAAACACGCATCACCCTTGAACCGACCATCGCCTGA
- a CDS encoding c-type cytochrome translates to MMNARVTGPVLLSMLLIAAVGSGSYAAGGNVAKGKVLFTNLCIRCHGVDGKGDAYMKFNPPVADLSAPAVQSKLDGSLMKAIHDGRKDTAMGAWKFVLSDEEIRDVTAYVRVLGSNANRTLP, encoded by the coding sequence ATGATGAACGCCAGAGTCACCGGTCCGGTTCTCCTGTCGATGCTCCTCATTGCGGCGGTCGGCAGCGGTTCGTATGCGGCCGGGGGGAATGTGGCCAAAGGCAAAGTGCTTTTTACCAATCTCTGTATCCGTTGCCATGGAGTCGATGGGAAGGGCGATGCCTACATGAAGTTTAATCCGCCGGTCGCCGATCTCAGCGCTCCGGCCGTGCAGAGCAAGCTGGATGGATCTCTCATGAAAGCCATTCACGACGGACGGAAAGATACTGCCATGGGAGCCTGGAAATTCGTCCTCTCCGACGAGGAGATCCGTGACGTGACGGCCTACGTACGAGTGCTCGGGAGTAACGCCAATCGCACACTACCGTAA
- a CDS encoding DUF2892 domain-containing protein, with amino-acid sequence MSCNVGGIERPVRIVLGILLIGIGVFAGLPPVGMGIALAMGTIALVTGALGFCPVWTLLGINTCPLNAGKKS; translated from the coding sequence ATGTCATGCAATGTAGGTGGTATTGAACGGCCGGTCCGGATTGTGCTCGGCATCCTGTTGATCGGCATCGGTGTTTTCGCCGGGCTACCGCCGGTCGGTATGGGGATTGCGCTGGCAATGGGAACGATTGCGCTGGTCACAGGCGCGCTGGGGTTCTGCCCGGTATGGACGTTGTTGGGGATTAATACCTGTCCGCTCAATGCGGGGAAAAAGTCGTAA
- a CDS encoding ubiquinol-cytochrome c reductase iron-sulfur subunit, which translates to MSHQEEPDHRPEGGFSTPVGSRRTFFHWVTVAAAAVVGVGLAVPLLGSLISPAFIRRRRAWVDVGPVDALPAGRPTQLDHVTTVRDGWLEATSHKAVWAVKQPQGEVTVFSPICTHLGCGYRWDDAEKKFLCPCHGSSFDVNGQVLGGPAPRPLDRLPAKVEGGRLLVMYQDFKSGLPQSVEL; encoded by the coding sequence GTGAGCCATCAAGAAGAGCCTGATCACCGGCCGGAGGGAGGATTTTCCACTCCGGTCGGGTCACGGCGGACATTTTTTCACTGGGTGACGGTTGCCGCGGCTGCTGTGGTCGGGGTGGGGTTGGCTGTTCCGCTGCTCGGCTCGCTGATCTCTCCGGCCTTCATACGCCGCCGACGGGCGTGGGTGGATGTCGGTCCTGTCGATGCATTGCCGGCGGGGCGCCCCACACAATTGGATCATGTCACGACTGTGCGTGACGGTTGGCTGGAAGCCACGTCGCATAAAGCGGTGTGGGCCGTGAAGCAACCGCAAGGCGAGGTGACGGTGTTTTCGCCGATCTGCACCCATTTGGGATGCGGGTATCGCTGGGACGACGCAGAAAAGAAGTTTCTGTGCCCCTGCCACGGCAGTTCGTTTGATGTGAACGGCCAGGTGTTAGGGGGGCCTGCTCCGCGCCCGCTGGACAGGCTTCCTGCAAAGGTGGAGGGCGGCCGGCTCCTCGTGATGTACCAAGACTTCAAATCCGGTCTTCCACAGAGTGTGGAGTTATAA
- a CDS encoding cytochrome b N-terminal domain-containing protein → MPSRLYDWLDRRLNLKPVQRTLLDEPIPGGASWIYVFGSVTLFLFVLQAATGMFLALYYAPTPDHAYDSVRFIETDITFGWFVRGLHHWGASSMVVAIGLHMLQTFLYGAYKKPREVMWMVGVVLFLVVMTFAFTGYLLPWDQTAYWATQIGINMVGTVPLIGDFFSRVLRGGEILGALTLSRFFAIHVLFLPAILIGGIALHLFVLRRVGPAGPWTDDRASLSSETFAPRQVYMDAVVIAAVFLVVATLAFSIPLPLTDKANPSDTNFVPVPEWYFLFYYELLKYVHGPLEPLATWVLPLCVILIMLCWPFIDRNPVRNPIRRPVALGSGLLFLFVVFGLLGISLKNLYAVPRTDPAIAQGRAMYAQLGCVGCHRIHGEGGAVAPDLSTIGDTRPDRAWHLKHFRDPQSVSPGSFMPKFPLTDQQLNDLTSYMLSLKRAT, encoded by the coding sequence ATGCCGTCTCGCCTGTACGATTGGCTCGACCGTCGGTTGAACCTGAAGCCGGTGCAACGTACGCTGCTCGATGAGCCGATCCCCGGTGGAGCCAGTTGGATTTACGTCTTCGGTTCCGTGACGCTGTTTCTGTTCGTCCTCCAGGCGGCCACCGGTATGTTCCTCGCGCTCTATTATGCCCCCACGCCGGACCACGCCTACGACAGCGTCAGATTCATTGAAACCGACATCACGTTCGGCTGGTTCGTGCGCGGGCTTCACCACTGGGGCGCGTCGTCGATGGTCGTGGCGATCGGCCTCCACATGCTCCAGACGTTTCTCTATGGCGCCTACAAAAAACCTCGTGAAGTGATGTGGATGGTCGGGGTGGTGCTGTTCCTCGTCGTGATGACCTTTGCGTTTACCGGCTACCTGCTGCCCTGGGACCAAACTGCCTATTGGGCGACGCAGATCGGCATCAACATGGTGGGCACGGTTCCGCTCATCGGTGATTTCTTTTCACGGGTCTTGCGAGGAGGAGAAATCCTCGGGGCATTGACGCTCTCGCGGTTTTTTGCGATCCACGTGTTGTTTCTCCCCGCCATCCTGATCGGCGGGATCGCGCTGCATCTCTTTGTGCTGCGGCGGGTGGGGCCGGCCGGACCCTGGACCGACGATCGGGCCTCGCTGAGCAGCGAGACCTTCGCTCCCAGGCAGGTCTACATGGATGCGGTAGTGATCGCCGCGGTGTTTCTCGTGGTTGCTACGCTGGCGTTCAGCATCCCCCTGCCCCTGACGGATAAAGCCAACCCGTCCGATACGAACTTCGTGCCGGTGCCCGAATGGTACTTTCTCTTCTACTACGAGTTGCTCAAATACGTACACGGGCCGCTTGAGCCGCTTGCGACTTGGGTCCTGCCTCTTTGCGTGATTTTGATCATGTTGTGCTGGCCGTTCATCGATCGCAATCCGGTTCGCAACCCCATCCGGCGTCCGGTAGCGCTGGGCAGCGGCCTGCTCTTTCTGTTCGTCGTGTTCGGCCTCTTAGGCATCTCGCTCAAGAATCTGTACGCCGTGCCGAGAACCGATCCGGCCATCGCTCAGGGGCGGGCGATGTATGCCCAGCTCGGTTGTGTCGGCTGTCATCGCATTCACGGTGAAGGAGGCGCCGTCGCCCCCGACCTGTCCACGATCGGGGACACCAGGCCGGACCGGGCGTGGCATCTGAAGCATTTCCGCGATCCGCAATCCGTATCGCCGGGATCGTTCATGCCGAAGTTCCCGCTCACCGATCAACAGCTCAATGACTTGACCAGCTACATGTTGAGTTTGAAGCGGGCGACGTAA
- a CDS encoding cytochrome c has product MRTTVSLSLTLLCALGTIPISLAASGKGNPEAGQKLYRESCQNCHGPAGKGDSDMAAYLAPPPANLTAKATQEKTDAQLRKVIEEGRPGTAMIGYAAAFNEEKLADVIAYIRSLKP; this is encoded by the coding sequence ATGCGAACTACAGTTAGTTTGAGCCTCACGCTGCTGTGTGCGCTGGGAACGATTCCGATCAGTTTGGCCGCCTCCGGAAAGGGGAATCCCGAGGCCGGTCAGAAGTTGTATCGCGAGAGTTGCCAGAATTGTCATGGGCCGGCTGGAAAAGGTGACAGCGACATGGCGGCCTACCTGGCGCCGCCCCCCGCCAATCTCACGGCCAAGGCGACGCAGGAGAAGACCGATGCGCAGTTGCGCAAGGTGATTGAGGAGGGGCGTCCCGGCACAGCCATGATCGGCTATGCGGCCGCCTTCAATGAGGAGAAGTTGGCCGATGTGATTGCCTACATTCGCTCGCTCAAACCCTGA
- a CDS encoding c-type cytochrome, whose translation MVCSLRDYLRMKHILFSAIMIVAFMAGCVDSKETRSGAQSAMSQAEPDRLDALFSHPSPDSIPGGQRGEQIRLGYELVVHTQEFAAPYVGNRLTCANCHLDAGLDPNSASYVGLSRAYPEYRARTGRVVTLADRINECFERSLNGKPIPSDSHKLRAIVDYIEWLSKDVPAGSRMAWRGIPRIQAPKPPDVANGAKVFTSRCAFCHGADGQGTMAAPPVWGPQSYNIGAEMARIPVAAAFIKSNMPRTRGWALSDQDAYDVAAYINSQPRPDFPDKGNDWPKGGKPADAPY comes from the coding sequence GTGGTATGTAGTTTGCGAGACTATCTACGTATGAAACACATATTGTTCAGCGCCATCATGATCGTCGCGTTCATGGCAGGTTGCGTCGACTCGAAGGAAACACGCAGCGGCGCACAGTCTGCCATGAGTCAAGCCGAGCCGGACAGGCTTGATGCCCTCTTCAGCCATCCCTCCCCCGATTCCATCCCCGGCGGCCAGCGCGGGGAGCAGATCCGGCTGGGGTATGAGCTCGTCGTTCATACGCAGGAATTCGCCGCACCCTACGTAGGGAATCGGCTCACGTGCGCCAATTGTCATTTGGACGCAGGGCTCGATCCCAATTCGGCGTCCTATGTCGGGCTCTCGCGGGCCTATCCGGAATATCGCGCGCGGACCGGTCGTGTTGTGACCTTGGCCGACCGTATCAATGAATGTTTTGAACGCAGCTTGAACGGCAAGCCGATTCCGTCGGACAGCCACAAGCTCCGGGCCATCGTGGACTACATCGAATGGTTGTCGAAAGATGTTCCGGCCGGAAGCCGGATGGCCTGGCGCGGCATCCCGCGGATTCAAGCGCCCAAGCCGCCGGATGTGGCGAACGGCGCCAAGGTGTTCACGTCCCGTTGCGCATTTTGTCATGGAGCGGACGGGCAGGGCACCATGGCGGCTCCTCCCGTGTGGGGGCCTCAGTCTTACAACATCGGCGCGGAGATGGCGCGCATTCCGGTGGCCGCTGCCTTCATCAAATCCAACATGCCTCGCACCAGAGGATGGGCCCTGTCGGATCAGGATGCCTATGACGTCGCGGCGTATATCAACTCCCAGCCACGCCCGGATTTTCCCGACAAGGGCAATGACTGGCCGAAGGGAGGGAAACCGGCGGATGCACCCTATTGA
- a CDS encoding OsmC family protein yields MKLSVAYQGGARYDILSDRHRVVTDQPVEDGGADAGMSPVELFVGSVASCVGYFVGQFCARHDISREGLKVEAEWTIAEAPHRVGQIQLAIRLPHRITPELRERLLKVAHGCTVHQSIVVPAAIAIELNPHGHPATVSDLTEEQ; encoded by the coding sequence ATGAAACTCAGTGTGGCGTATCAGGGGGGAGCGCGGTACGACATCCTGAGCGACCGGCATCGCGTGGTCACGGATCAGCCGGTTGAAGATGGGGGGGCCGATGCCGGCATGAGTCCCGTGGAATTATTTGTCGGTTCGGTGGCGAGTTGTGTCGGGTACTTTGTCGGCCAGTTCTGCGCGCGACACGATATCTCTCGCGAGGGACTGAAGGTAGAAGCGGAGTGGACGATAGCCGAAGCGCCGCATCGAGTCGGGCAGATCCAACTCGCCATTCGCCTGCCCCATCGAATTACGCCCGAGCTGAGAGAACGGCTGCTGAAGGTGGCGCACGGGTGTACGGTCCATCAATCGATCGTGGTCCCTGCCGCTATCGCCATCGAGCTGAATCCGCACGGGCATCCGGCGACGGTATCTGATCTTACGGAGGAACAGTGA
- a CDS encoding sulfite oxidase, whose amino-acid sequence MTVSRREWLRTVLQGIGIGMAAGSGVSSIATAQGSEAGQGTGPLTVRVTRPFDAETPVREFASWLTPNERFFTRSHFGPPPADSVKPDAWQLTVKGLVKEELTLNLKDLQQLEAVTLTAVLQCSGNGRAHHRPKVPGVQWERGAVGNAQWTGVRLRDVLQRAGVKPQGVHVQLQGADRPALATVPLFTRSIPLAKALHPDTLLAYEMNGRPLPLLHGAPLRVITPGWMAESCMKWLTEITVRSDETPGYYMQQAYRIPETAVRLSSGLPGSAMVPVEQMPVKSLIAAPAEGDTVRIGPVTVQGVAWAGEAPVVKVEVSCDDGKTWEQARLLGEGQPYAWRQWQVVWNARTPGPTAILCRATDAQGQEQPATSPWNPGGFLWNGWDRLSVTVAA is encoded by the coding sequence ATGACAGTGTCCCGACGGGAATGGTTGCGAACGGTGCTGCAAGGAATCGGCATCGGAATGGCGGCCGGGTCAGGGGTTTCCTCGATCGCCACCGCGCAGGGGAGTGAGGCGGGGCAGGGAACCGGGCCTCTGACCGTGCGAGTGACCAGGCCGTTCGACGCAGAAACACCGGTCCGGGAATTTGCCTCCTGGCTCACACCCAATGAGCGATTTTTCACGCGCAGTCACTTCGGCCCTCCCCCGGCCGACTCGGTGAAGCCGGACGCCTGGCAACTGACGGTCAAGGGGCTGGTCAAAGAGGAGCTGACGCTCAACCTCAAAGACTTACAACAACTCGAAGCCGTCACCCTGACCGCCGTCCTGCAATGCAGCGGAAACGGACGCGCGCACCATCGTCCCAAAGTGCCCGGGGTGCAGTGGGAGCGCGGGGCGGTCGGCAATGCGCAATGGACCGGCGTGCGGCTTCGCGATGTGCTGCAGCGAGCCGGCGTGAAACCGCAGGGAGTCCACGTGCAATTGCAGGGGGCGGACCGGCCGGCGCTGGCGACGGTGCCGCTGTTCACCCGAAGTATTCCCCTCGCAAAGGCCCTCCATCCCGATACACTTCTGGCCTATGAGATGAACGGCCGTCCGCTGCCCCTGCTGCATGGCGCGCCGCTGCGGGTGATTACCCCCGGCTGGATGGCGGAGTCCTGCATGAAGTGGCTGACCGAGATTACGGTTCGGTCTGATGAAACGCCCGGCTACTACATGCAGCAGGCCTATCGTATTCCGGAAACGGCCGTTCGCCTATCATCCGGGTTGCCGGGAAGCGCAATGGTTCCGGTCGAGCAGATGCCCGTTAAGTCGCTCATCGCCGCTCCGGCGGAGGGAGACACGGTACGGATCGGGCCGGTCACGGTTCAAGGTGTCGCCTGGGCCGGCGAGGCGCCGGTGGTGAAGGTCGAAGTGTCCTGCGACGACGGAAAGACCTGGGAGCAGGCCCGGTTATTGGGAGAGGGGCAGCCCTATGCCTGGCGACAATGGCAGGTTGTGTGGAACGCCCGCACGCCAGGGCCCACTGCGATTCTCTGCCGCGCCACCGATGCGCAGGGGCAGGAACAACCGGCCACCAGCCCTTGGAATCCCGGTGGATTTTTATGGAACGGATGGGATCGCCTGTCTGTCACGGTGGCGGCATGA